One segment of Pontibacter akesuensis DNA contains the following:
- a CDS encoding LTA synthase family protein: protein MWAFAGYLFLKKKELSLLYVPVLVFANTVIEVHLIPSLGYYALVSFLLLTAINKNAFFLRHNVFSIFLALYFVVLMFQSSDLIAIRPFLLAVMWFFLSLPLIVSIYQKHFRKEIFDNLANAAGIILVLFVSNVVVSSYFRYSAHSMYGISSGILYGNLSATDFNIIPIAAFIVLLKLLQKRNLVYLAAYTLSLAFIMLSMRRSVIAICIMGIFVLVLILIAQKNLKMVVAFSGIALVLGFLVIANTNFLSVFEERYALRKLDERELEEEKRFMEYELLYRDMFVYNDYDPLTGFELFNSSGNYSRGALEERSLHGDLNNIAHSSGLIGVALYLLMVLTPFIKANRAVGNSTDRLIVLFCAIAFLAYTITGRYTEVGCMILLFLLLNLPLCKEEDSTEVELNEEKEHHLIHA from the coding sequence ATGTGGGCTTTTGCTGGCTACCTTTTTCTGAAGAAAAAGGAACTGTCCTTGCTTTACGTCCCTGTTCTGGTATTCGCAAACACGGTAATTGAGGTGCATTTGATTCCTTCGCTCGGGTACTATGCGCTGGTGTCGTTCCTGCTGCTTACCGCTATCAATAAGAACGCGTTCTTTCTTCGGCATAATGTCTTCTCCATCTTCCTCGCTTTATACTTTGTCGTGCTGATGTTTCAGTCCAGCGATTTGATTGCCATCAGACCCTTTTTGCTTGCGGTGATGTGGTTCTTTCTGTCTCTGCCCTTGATAGTCTCGATATACCAGAAGCATTTCAGGAAAGAAATTTTTGATAATCTTGCCAATGCTGCAGGCATAATACTGGTGCTCTTTGTCTCAAACGTGGTGGTGTCTTCCTACTTCAGGTACTCTGCCCACTCCATGTATGGCATTAGCAGCGGCATATTGTATGGCAACTTATCGGCTACAGATTTTAACATTATTCCCATCGCGGCTTTCATTGTGCTGCTGAAGCTCCTGCAGAAGCGAAACTTGGTTTACCTGGCTGCTTACACGCTCTCACTGGCATTTATCATGCTGTCTATGCGGCGCTCTGTTATAGCCATATGCATTATGGGAATTTTTGTACTGGTGCTCATCCTGATAGCGCAGAAGAACCTTAAAATGGTGGTGGCCTTTAGCGGCATTGCCCTTGTGCTGGGCTTTCTTGTTATCGCAAACACAAATTTTCTTTCTGTTTTTGAGGAACGGTATGCGCTCCGGAAGTTAGATGAGCGTGAGCTGGAAGAAGAGAAACGTTTTATGGAGTATGAGCTCCTCTACAGGGACATGTTCGTTTACAACGACTATGATCCTCTGACCGGGTTCGAGCTCTTTAACAGCAGCGGCAATTACAGCAGAGGCGCACTCGAGGAGCGAAGCCTGCACGGTGACCTGAACAACATTGCGCACTCCAGCGGGCTGATCGGAGTTGCGCTTTACCTGTTGATGGTGCTTACGCCATTTATCAAAGCAAATCGTGCAGTTGGAAACAGCACCGATAGGCTAATCGTTTTGTTTTGCGCCATCGCGTTTCTTGCTTACACCATTACTGGCCGCTACACAGAAGTTGGCTGCATGATTCTACTGTTTCTGCTGTTAAACCTGCCCCTTTGCAAAGAGGAAGACAGCACAGAAGTAGAGTTGAACGAAGAGAAAGAACACCATCTGATACATGCGTAG
- a CDS encoding glycosyltransferase family 2 protein, with protein sequence MNSVPLLFSVIIPLYNKERTIAATLISVLSQKLRNFEVIVVNDGSTDGSLQVAESFSNPKLKVLSKPNGGVSDARNYGIQHAQFPYVTFLDADDCWDENFLEEMACLISRFPDCGMYSSAYRRVTKLQTILHGSSLPEGVVPDFFQMKFLHSVPCSSAVVVRKSVFDSVGGFPIGMFGGEDEFTWSKIAIKYKVAFTPQVLAQYNYVSSVNAMRKGKMDTCKESWFDLYKEGDFYRNEFIAKKAINAGIRYAFGQPQKKSVEIQQRTKYTELSKEDWQYLAYLNRLPYAGIVLLRNLQPRYKGIKRWLKQKKLLLLASR encoded by the coding sequence ATGAATAGTGTACCGCTGTTATTTAGCGTCATCATTCCGCTGTATAACAAGGAACGAACCATTGCTGCGACTCTTATATCTGTCTTAAGCCAGAAGCTGCGCAACTTTGAGGTAATCGTGGTGAACGATGGCTCTACCGATGGTAGCCTGCAAGTGGCGGAGTCGTTTTCAAACCCGAAGCTGAAGGTGCTGTCAAAGCCAAACGGCGGTGTGTCGGATGCTCGGAATTATGGCATACAGCATGCCCAGTTTCCTTATGTCACCTTCCTGGATGCAGACGACTGTTGGGACGAGAACTTTCTGGAGGAGATGGCCTGCTTGATAAGCAGATTTCCTGATTGCGGCATGTACAGCTCAGCCTATCGAAGGGTAACCAAGCTGCAAACAATCCTGCACGGCAGCAGCCTACCCGAGGGAGTTGTGCCGGACTTCTTTCAGATGAAGTTTCTGCACTCTGTGCCGTGTTCCTCTGCAGTGGTTGTGCGCAAGAGTGTGTTCGATTCAGTTGGCGGTTTCCCGATTGGCATGTTTGGCGGAGAAGATGAGTTCACATGGTCAAAAATCGCCATCAAATATAAAGTAGCCTTTACGCCGCAGGTCCTGGCGCAGTACAACTATGTTAGTTCGGTAAACGCTATGCGCAAAGGCAAAATGGATACCTGCAAAGAATCATGGTTTGACCTTTACAAGGAGGGTGACTTTTACAGAAACGAATTCATTGCCAAGAAGGCTATCAACGCGGGTATCCGCTATGCATTCGGTCAGCCCCAGAAAAAGAGCGTTGAAATACAGCAACGCACAAAGTACACGGAGCTTTCGAAAGAAGACTGGCAGTACCTGGCATACCTGAACCGCTTGCCTTACGCAGGCATTGTCTTGCTGCGAAATCTGCAGCCACGCTACAAAGGCATCAAACGCTGGTTAAAGCAGAAAAAGCTTCTGCTATTAGCCTCCCGGTGA
- a CDS encoding protein kinase family protein — MAKGIPATGAEAEEVERFVASKLEQALHYPTQRASKSFDFNKLRSLELHGMEKGLIQKIEALVGCVQLPATSAHGDFHLGNILFVGSAIKIIDWSMFSCKGSFITDYIHFYNFRNAVAHKESWSVAILKKAAYLESIASLCSTSPRHLRAVYCLSRISGELGLRKGAAHVHLNQIKKYNRILSFLTNE; from the coding sequence ATGGCAAAGGGAATACCTGCAACAGGTGCTGAGGCTGAAGAAGTAGAACGCTTTGTGGCGTCGAAACTGGAGCAAGCCCTGCACTACCCAACGCAGCGGGCATCTAAATCTTTTGATTTTAACAAGCTTCGCTCCCTGGAGTTGCATGGCATGGAGAAAGGGCTAATTCAAAAAATCGAAGCATTGGTGGGCTGTGTTCAGCTGCCTGCTACCAGTGCCCATGGCGATTTCCATCTGGGCAACATCTTGTTTGTTGGATCGGCAATAAAGATCATTGACTGGAGCATGTTCTCTTGCAAAGGCTCTTTTATTACAGACTACATCCACTTCTACAATTTCAGGAACGCAGTAGCCCATAAAGAAAGCTGGTCAGTCGCCATTTTAAAAAAAGCGGCTTACCTGGAGAGTATAGCCTCCCTTTGCTCCACCTCCCCAAGGCACCTGCGGGCAGTATATTGCCTCTCAAGGATCTCCGGGGAGCTTGGACTTCGAAAAGGTGCAGCACACGTGCATCTAAATCAAATTAAAAAGTACAACCGCATTTTAAGCTTTCTGACCAATGAATAG
- a CDS encoding lipopolysaccharide biosynthesis protein produces MAVASIKKNIASGIKWNTISVIGTRSTDFVVKLILARLLLPEAYGIIGMAMIIINFLQVISDMGLFNALVQKKEDALTETRYSSAFWFLLAIGTGFIALFFTVISPFGASFYQEPRLVPILNALSLYLFFNILTIIPRVILTKKLAFKTLVTIRFSGSVVSSIVAITLAFSGFGVWSLVMKYLLGSGIIFISYWARVGWKPRFTFQGSSLRQLAGYSTYTQVNGILFFFRNNVDYLIIGKLVSAHMLGVYTLAFTLSEALRGQLYSIFNKVLFPVYSKMQDDLPMIREYYLKIMTLTATVTFPVSVLFIGLSPDIILVLFGEEWVEAAAPLRILSVASMIFAISGTPAEVLKSIGKPSVSFYLNITNTFLVALPGIYFGLKYFGLTGVAYAVCLHYTTSRITFHYFMKKYIHVSDKDVFAALSKPVLGAAMMLFIILLITRIGMPPLPNMIIAGAAGGLAYGLLFARDLKQGVKLLKKS; encoded by the coding sequence ATGGCTGTAGCAAGTATAAAAAAGAACATTGCCTCGGGCATAAAGTGGAACACGATTAGTGTAATCGGTACGCGCAGCACTGATTTTGTAGTAAAGCTTATCCTTGCCCGCCTCTTGCTGCCGGAAGCCTACGGCATAATTGGGATGGCCATGATCATCATCAACTTCCTTCAGGTGATATCGGACATGGGGCTGTTCAACGCCTTAGTTCAAAAGAAGGAAGACGCACTGACAGAAACACGCTACTCCAGCGCTTTCTGGTTTCTCTTAGCCATAGGCACCGGCTTCATCGCGTTGTTTTTTACGGTTATCTCACCGTTTGGAGCATCTTTTTACCAGGAGCCACGGCTGGTGCCTATACTCAATGCCCTAAGCTTATACTTATTTTTCAACATCCTCACCATTATTCCGAGGGTTATACTTACTAAAAAGCTCGCATTCAAAACACTGGTCACCATTCGTTTCTCCGGTTCTGTTGTGAGTTCTATCGTTGCGATTACGTTAGCTTTTTCTGGGTTTGGCGTCTGGAGCCTTGTGATGAAGTACCTGCTTGGATCAGGTATCATTTTCATTTCCTACTGGGCCAGGGTTGGATGGAAGCCAAGGTTTACATTCCAAGGTAGCTCGCTGCGGCAGTTGGCCGGTTACAGCACCTATACACAGGTAAATGGCATCCTGTTCTTTTTCAGGAACAACGTGGATTACCTGATTATTGGCAAGCTGGTGAGCGCGCACATGTTGGGTGTCTACACGTTAGCATTTACGCTTTCAGAAGCACTGCGTGGGCAGCTGTATTCCATCTTTAACAAGGTGCTTTTCCCTGTTTACAGTAAGATGCAGGATGACCTGCCGATGATACGGGAGTACTACCTCAAGATCATGACACTGACGGCAACCGTTACCTTTCCGGTTTCTGTTCTGTTCATTGGCTTATCACCGGATATTATACTTGTGCTGTTTGGGGAGGAATGGGTAGAAGCAGCTGCACCACTGCGTATCCTGTCTGTCGCATCGATGATTTTTGCCATCTCAGGAACACCCGCCGAAGTATTAAAGAGCATAGGAAAGCCATCTGTAAGCTTCTACCTAAACATTACAAATACTTTTCTGGTCGCGCTCCCGGGCATCTACTTCGGCCTAAAGTACTTTGGATTGACTGGCGTTGCCTACGCTGTTTGCCTACACTACACCACGTCACGGATTACATTTCACTATTTCATGAAGAAGTATATCCATGTATCTGACAAGGATGTTTTTGCTGCTTTAAGTAAGCCCGTACTTGGAGCTGCCATGATGCTGTTCATCATACTTCTGATAACACGCATTGGTATGCCGCCGCTACCCAATATGATCATTGCAGGGGCTGCAGGAGGCTTAGCTTACGGACTTTTGTTTGCCAGGGATCTGAAACAAGGCGTAAAACTCTTAAAGAAAAGTTAG